One genomic window of Plasmodium falciparum 3D7 genome assembly, chromosome: 10 includes the following:
- a CDS encoding schizont egress antigen-1: protein MMENKYPNELFCYINRYNINEIIENGEEKYVNEYDEDKNMSINHMNENDGICEYEIPFLLDYVDDSNKEDSEKNSLKSYLDDGASTILSKPDELENYNKQNENEFDENNNNKNNKIDQLKEKINIIIIPNKGVINNFEEILSMANRNDKNIEKKLNDRFYQICCKSIADINTHNLNKIKDLKKKKNNKGSLNIEHIDYGDIFLTIHDTLKSNNKIKGNNKTNLLHDSSYEIKKKTRRGTNIYKNPFHHRGSYLTSYENQKDIIYLNNLNNIMMDKYSNCSDSRKKEYSHFNSQEFSYDKYSMKDRMFLKNLYMKQNRLRDKRGKYHKLGDYQNIENYRKTGEHSFDCMNMSDIMHSNKMSHVNIMDHMIYKDNNNMSKLVDTINSREKDVKNYDDNFESYNNFFKNNNDEQHICLEYDDTYNLKDTVKNIIVEEEQCGKGVACICDKNEDVDDLFVSKKTNYSSNKKREDYEKVFLEDNLHLKQTPSKRTKINIIPDYYDNNRSNKSYKENEEDALFEVCGSLKNDDILYKDNKLNVINEDNIKEEDDKESVVHLDNDEDKKEEMYKDVYPNVLSCEKETIRRNEKYNKSLNSTSSFEKIDNPSEINVESKEDTEYFDLLIKKYEDTKINVYDNESLLLDLSNELREEMAKGDSNKNVNKVEDNDNKKENICHDNIMEDICHNNNVEDMYRNNNVEDMYRNNNVEDMYRNNNVEDMYRNNNVEDVCHNNNVEDVCHNNNVEDVCHNNNVEDVYHNNNVEDMYHDNNIEDVCHNNNVEDVCHNNNVEDHVNYDNEELNKKMDEMKEEKEERNEDRGIYDELLENDMCDLYNLKMHDLHNLKSYDFGLSKDLLKKDIFIYSNNLKNDDMDDDDNNNMNDIAIGENVIYENDIHENNIDDNDMYNNYVNGNDLYINNMQDDAMDDIVYDEEEIKSFLDKLKSDISNQMNVKNGNVEVTGNGGNEEMSYINNDENLQAFDLLDNFHMDDYGNNYNDNEEDGDGDGDDDEQKKRKQKELHNVNGKLNLSDLNELNVDDINNNFYMSTPRKSIDERKDTECQTDFPLLDVSRNTNRTPRRKSVEVILVEKKLKKKKQKCMDKYTDANEDSNRRYPKRNRIKTLRYWIGERELTERNPYTGEIDVVGFSECKNLQDLSPHIIGPIEYKKIYLKNLNSNEHEENEDNNGDIIENNNGDVIENNNGDIIEDNNANEKNHNNLESEGKGIVYDDVNNLHVHTNSDNSAHSKKIKGAPSRFSNTNNGRKKRRRRKFINVVNYIKKKKKKKLIKSMDNMEVTDNFKNDMSDENKQSGDENKQSGDENKQSGDENKQSGDENKQTNNDIKQSDNDIKQSDDIYMNEDMNLFNDLNDNFDNNEYFINNGDKDSHAEEEMAIENIQSKSIEKDILNNEEQDNNNIFDIDNELIDMKDGNVDEMESDEKLKTFEKLESLKSTTHLNNTDNCDVNLSEQTNEINYDEEKKVNKKTNHEKMKKKKKKKKKKKKKKKKEKKQIDIMYKNLSRLNLNLLLPTKKKVKKSKNSFKKEEEKQKKKNKKVKKIKGINKGEKIKSNKKENKDNNNDSSTECVVEGEKGKDLHEFNKNGNLEDEQMDVDISMNISSINCESDNKNVSKEGEEEKKDIAENKEEVDKNKEEVYMDKHEMDLNNEEVYMDKNEMDLNNEEVYMDKHEMDLNNEEVYMDKHEMDLNNEEVYMDKHEMDLNKEEVYMDKHEMDLNNEEVDKENEYDENILSDNIIYNENNSFGNNKNSFFNNTSPLKTEIINEEENSLNEMKEDINEYVEMENKLDTEKIKDSEKIGGKIEVDNKMISPINRHNFYLTILEGMNKNFPRQWNKNNITLSKNQGQIYKGRKEKKRKRSYRNDEKLLDHSILNDINISDKMDERNELLESIKSNSTINNVLEIIKYDNRKKIKKNDTNKEIIKYDNFTSKYNNKSNDIQLNGGIYINKFKLSLDMPINKLAVSSNLGPPSSIGSTEIQPIQKNFNDFKMNINVYCIRMEPHEKYSSYSHKNNLVVYIDKGEKINIIINMSKTYEKGDFFYIPRFSNFQIINDSRCDCVLYVCPLI, encoded by the coding sequence atGATGGAAAATAAATACCCAAATGAATTATTctgttatataaatagatataatataaacgaAATAATAGAAAATGGAGAAGAGAAGTATGTAAATGAATATGATGAAGATAAGAATATGTCAATAAATCATATGAATGAAAACGATGGTATATGTGAATATGAAATACCATTTTTATTAGACTATGTGGATGATAGTAATAAAGAAGATTCAGAGAAAAATTCATTAAAGAGTTATCTCGATGATGGTGCATCCACTATCCTTTCAAAACCAGATGAACtggaaaattataataaacaaaatgaaaatgaatttgacgaaaataataataataaaaataataaaattgacCAAttgaaggaaaaaataaatattataataataccaaATAAAGGTGTTATAAACAATTTTGAAGAGATATTAAGCATGGCAAATcgtaatgataaaaatatagagaaAAAGTTGAATGATAGATTTTATCAAATATGTTGTAAAAGTATAGCTGATATAAACACAcacaatttaaataaaattaaagatttgaaaaaaaaaaaaaataataaaggatCCTTAAATATTGAACATATAGATTATGGAGATATTTTTCTTACTATACATGATACattaaaaagtaataataaaataaaaggaaacaATAAAACTAACTTATTACACGATTCTtcttatgaaataaaaaagaaaacaagaagaggaacaaatatatataaaaatccATTTCATCATAGAGGTTCCTATTTAACTTCGTATGAAAATCAAAAGGATATCATTTAccttaataatttaaacaaCATTATGATGGATAAATATAGTAATTGTAGTGATTCAcgaaaaaaggaatattcGCATTTCAATTCGCAGGAGTTttcatatgataaatatagtaTGAAAGACAGAATGTTTCTCAAAAATTTGTATATGAAACAAAATAGATTAAGAGATAAAAGGGGGAAATATCACAAATTGGGAGATTATCAAAATATTGAAAACTATCGTAAAACGGGTGAACATAGTTTTGATTGTATGAATATGTCAGATATTATGCATTCAAATAAAATGAGCCATGTTAATATCATGGatcatatgatatataaagataataacaatatgagCAAACTAGTAGATACAATAAATTCTCGTGAAAAGGatgtaaaaaattatgacGATAACTTTGAAAgctataataatttttttaagaataataatgatgaacaaCATATATGTTTGGAGTATGACGATACATATAACTTAAAAGATAcagttaaaaatattattgttgAAGAAGAACAATGTGGTAAGGGTGTTGCTTGTATATGTGATAAGAACGAAGATGTTGACGATTTGTTTGTTTCAAAGAAAACGAATTATTcttctaataaaaaaagagaagaTTATGAGAAAGTATTTCTTGAAGATAATTTACATTTAAAACAAACTCCAtcaaaaagaacaaaaattaatataatcccagattattatgataacaaTAGAAGTAATAAGAGTTATAAGGAAAATGAAGAGGATGCTTTGTTTGAGGTATGTGGTAGTTTAAAAAACGATGATATATtgtataaagataataagTTGAATGTCataaatgaagataatataaaggaAGAGGATGACAAAGAAAGTGTTGTTCATTTAGATAATGATGaggataaaaaagaagaaatgtATAAAGATGTATATCCCAATGTATTGTCTTGTGAAAAAGAAACGATTAGGAGGAATGAAAAGTATAACAAATCATTGAACAGTACAAGTAGCTTTGAAAAAATTGATAATCCAAGTGAAATTAATGTTGAAAGTAAGGAAGATACAgaatattttgatttattaataaaaaaatatgaggATACAAAAATAAACGTATATGATAATGAATCTCTTTTATTGGATCTTAGTAATGAGCTACGTGAAGAAATGGCCAAGGGGGAttctaataaaaatgtaaataaagtggaagataatgataataaaaaggaaaatatttgTCATGATAATATCATGGAAGATATTTGTCATAATAATAACGTGGAAGATATGTATCGTAATAATAACGTGGAAGATATGTATCGTAATAATAACGTGGAAGATATGTATCGTAATAATAACGTGGAAGATATGTATCGTAATAATAACGTGGAAGATGTTTGTCATAATAATAACGTGGAAGATGTTTGTCATAATAATAACGTGGAAGATGTTTGTCATAATAATAACGTGGAAGAtgtttatcataataataacgtGGAAGATATGTATCATGATAATAACATTGAAGATGTTTGTCATAATAATAACGTGGAAGATGTTTGTCATAATAATAACGTGGAAGACCAtgttaattatgataatgaagaattgaataaaaaaatggatgAGATGAAAGAAGAAAAGGAAGAAAGAAACGAGGATAGAGGAATATACGATGAATTATTAGAAAATGATATGTGTGATTTATACAATTTAAAAATGCATGATTTGCATAATTTAAAATCCTATGATTTTGGATTATCTaaagatttattaaaaaaggatatttttatatatagtaataatttgaaaaatgatgatatggatgatgatgataataataatatgaatgatattGCTATAGGtgaaaatgtaatatatgaaaatgatatacatgaaaataatatagatgataatgatatgtataataattacGTGAATGgaaatgatttatatattaacaatatgCAGGATGATGCCATGGACGATATTGTATATGATGAGGAAGAAATTAAAAGCTTCctagataaattaaaatctGATATATCAAATCAAATGAATGTAAAAAATGGAAATGTCGAAGTTACAGGAAATGGTGGTAATGAAGAAATgtcttatataaataatgatgaaaatttaCAAGCTTTTGATTTGTTAGATAATTTCCATATGGATGATTAtggtaataattataatgataatgaagaagatgGGGATGGGGATGGGGATGACGATGAacagaagaaaagaaaacaaaaagagTTACATAATGTAAATGGAAAATTAAACTTATCAGatttaaatgaattaaatgtagatgatataaataataatttctatATGTCAACTCCTCGAAAATCTATAGATGAACGTAAAGATACGGAATGTCAAACAGATTTTCCATTATTAGATGTATCAAGGAATACTAATAGGACTCCTAGAAGAAAAAGTGTGGAAGTAATACttgtagaaaaaaaattaaaaaaaaaaaaacagaaatGTATGGATAAATATACAGATGCAAATGAGGATAGTAATAGAAGATATCCCAAAAGAAATCGAATTAAAACTTTGCGTTATTGGATAGGAGAAAGAGAGTTAACTGAAAGAAACCCTTACACAGGAGAAATAGATGTTGTAGGATTTAGTGAGTGTAAAAATTTGCAAGATTTGTCACCTCATATTATTGGTCCgattgaatataaaaaaatatatttgaaaaatctTAATAGTAATGAACATGAggaaaatgaagataataatggagacattattgaaaataataatggggacgttattgaaaataataatggagACATTATTGAAGATAATAATGCAAACgaaaaaaatcataataatcttGAATCTGAAGGTAAGGGTATCGTATATGATGatgtaaataatttacatGTTCACACAAACAGTGATAATAGTGCTCATTCGAAGAAAATAAAGGGAGCCCCCAGTAGGTTTagtaatacaaataatggAAGGAAGAAACGAAGAAGGAGAAAATTCATCAATGtagttaattatataaagaagaagaaaaagaagaaactGATAAAAAGTATGGATAATATGGAGGTTACAGATAATTTTAAGAATGATATGAGTGATGAAAATAAACAAAGTGGTGATGAAAATAAACAAAGTGGTGATGAAAATAAACAAAGTGGTGATGAAAATAAACAAAGTGGTGATGAAAATAAACAAactaataatgatattaaacAGAGTGATAATGATATTAAACAGAGTGATGATATTTACATGAATGAAGATATGAATTTGTTCAATGATTTAAATGATAACTTCGATAACAATGAATATTTCATAAACAATGGTGATAAGGATTCTCATGCTGAAGAAGAAATGGCCATAGAAAATATTCAAAGTAAAAGTATAGAAAaggatattttaaataatgaagagcaggataataataacatctTTGATATTGATAATGAACTTATAGATATGAAGGATGGAAATGTAGATGAAATGGAAAgtgatgaaaaattaaaaacttTTGAAAAATTGGAAAGTTTGAAAAGTACAACACATTTAAACAATACCGATAATTGTGATGTAAATTTGAGTGAACAGACCaatgaaataaattatgatgaggaaaaaaaagttaataaaaaaacaaatcatgaaaaaatgaagaagaagaagaagaaaaaaaaaaaaaaaaagaaaaagaagaagaaagaaaaaaaacaaatagatATTATGTACAAAAATTTGTCCAGACTTAATTTAAATTTGTTACTTCcaaccaaaaaaaaagttaagaAATCGAAAAACTCATTTAAAAAAGAggaagaaaaacaaaagaagaaaaataaaaaagttaaaaaaatCAAAGGTATTAACAAgggggaaaaaataaaaagtaataagaaagaaaataaggacaataataatgatagtagTACAGAATGTGTTGTAGAAggagaaaaaggaaaagattTACATgagtttaataaaaatggaaatcTTGAAGATGAACAAATGGATGTTGATATTTCTATGAATATTTCAAGTATAAATTGTGAaagtgataataaaaatgtgagTAAGGAAGgagaggaagaaaaaaaagacataGCTGAAAACAAAGAAGAGGTGGATAAAAACAAAGAAGAGGTATATATGGACAAACATGAGATGGATTTGAACAATGAAGAGGTATATATGGACAAAAATGAGATGGATTTGAACAATGAAGAGGTATATATGGACAAACATGAGATGGATTTGAACAATGAAGAGGTATATATGGACAAACATGAAATGGATTTGAACAATGAAGAGGTATATATGGACAAACATGAAATGGATTTGAACAAAGAAGAGGTATATATGGACAAACATGAGATGGATTTGAACAATGAAGAGGTAGATAAAGAAAAcgaatatgatgaaaatatacttagtgataacataatatataatgaaaacaaTTCATTTGGAAACAATAAGAactctttttttaataatacaagTCCATTAAAAacagaaataataaatgaagagGAAAATAGTTTGAACGAAATGAAAGAAGACATAAATGAATACGTTGAAATGGAAAACAAGTTGGATacggaaaaaataaaagattcAGAAAAAATAGGTGGAAAAATAGAGgtagataataaaatgatttcTCCTATTAATagacataatttttatttaacaatTCTTGAAGGAATGAATAAGAATTTTCCTAGGCAatggaataaaaataatataactttATCAAAAAATCAAGGACAAATTTATAAAGGAaggaaagaaaagaaaagaaaacgTT